From the genome of Gemmatimonadota bacterium, one region includes:
- a CDS encoding MarR family transcriptional regulator — translation MATPSSDTDLGVLLNLAYGAFVARLHAAMAKAGFHDLGRSFGYVFRLLDEGPASLSSLATHLQMTSQGALKIVADMEAKGYVERHDHPGDARVRMVALTARGRKALQTARRFHAAFEKQLATSVGASRAAALRSTLEQIVSDASADGIDLTARPA, via the coding sequence ATGGCAACTCCGTCGTCCGACACCGACCTTGGCGTGCTCCTCAACCTGGCCTACGGCGCCTTCGTCGCGCGGCTGCATGCGGCGATGGCCAAAGCCGGCTTTCACGATCTCGGCCGTTCGTTCGGTTACGTCTTTCGGCTGCTCGATGAGGGGCCGGCGAGTCTCAGTTCGCTCGCGACCCACCTGCAGATGACTTCGCAGGGCGCCCTCAAGATCGTGGCCGACATGGAGGCGAAGGGATACGTCGAGCGACACGACCATCCTGGCGACGCGCGCGTGCGGATGGTGGCGCTCACGGCTCGCGGACGAAAGGCGCTGCAGACCGCGCGGCGCTTCCACGCCGCGTTCGAAAAGCAACTGGCGACCAGTGTTGGGGCCTCGCGCGCCGCGGCACTTCGCAGCACGCTGGAACAGATCGTCTCGGACGCCAGTGCGGATGGGATCGATCTGACGGCGCGCCCAGCCTGA
- a CDS encoding type II toxin-antitoxin system RelE/ParE family toxin produces MDPELKRIHAHFYQTLAGNEPVREWLKQLSVADRRAIGADIKEVEYAWPLGKPLVDSLGRGLWEVRSTIADGIARVIFCVIGDQMILLHGFIKKSRKTPDHEIALAYRRMRKGVDR; encoded by the coding sequence ATGGATCCGGAGCTCAAGCGGATTCACGCGCACTTCTATCAGACGCTTGCCGGTAACGAGCCGGTGCGAGAGTGGCTGAAGCAGTTGTCAGTCGCGGATCGACGTGCCATCGGGGCCGATATCAAGGAAGTCGAGTATGCCTGGCCCCTCGGCAAGCCACTGGTCGATTCACTTGGTCGGGGGCTGTGGGAAGTGCGAAGCACGATCGCCGACGGAATCGCCCGCGTGATCTTCTGTGTTATCGGCGATCAGATGATCCTCCTGCACGGCTTCATCAAGAAGTCCAGGAAGACACCCGACCACGAGATCGCGCTGGCCTACCGTCGAATGCGGAAAGGAGTCGATAGATGA